ATAAATTTACTAAAGAAAGAGGGACTTTATGATAATTCCGTTATAGTCTTGTATGGGGATCATTATGCAATACCAGTAACAGATGAAGAGAGTAAAGTCATAATGACAGATATACTTGATAAGCCTTATGATTATGATGAAATGATGAATGTACCCTTGATGATTCATATACCAGGAGAAGAAATAAATGAAACCATAACAAAGTTGGGTAGTCAAATAGACTTCTATCCAACCATGGCTAATATTATGGGCTATAAGATTGAAAAAGGAATGATCTTTGGAAAGGACTTAAACAATAATAATGAAACAAGCTATGTCTTTCCTCAAATATATATAGAACCTGGCTCAGTAATTACAGAAGAAGCAATATTTGAGATGTCAAGAGATGGAATCTTTGACCATAGCAAAGCAAGACAAAGAGAAACAAGTAAAGAAATAGATATAAAACAGTTTGAAAAGATCCACAAAACAGCACTAAAAGAAATACAATTATCGAATTATATTCTAAAAGAAGATAATCTATTACAGTAATCCCGAATCCAAACTTGCCAACCCGAACACGATTTGTCATCCCGAGCGTAGCCGAGGAAATCTAAGCCCCTGTCATCCCGAGCGTAGCCGAGGGATCTCGGGTTTTAATTGTGAACTGTGAATTTTGAATTAACCAAGGAGGTAATACAATGTCAAAAAAACTACTAATACTACTATTAGCAATAACTCTATTAATACCAAGCGCCGCATTTGCAGAAAGTGCATTACCAATAGACTTATACCAAAGAGAGGCAGATTTACTATTCCTTATAGATGCTTTTCAGTATATAAAGGGCAATTATCCATTTGAAGTAGAAGATGATCAACTTATAGAAGGTGGACTTAAAGGAATGCTTCAAACCCTAGATCCATATAGTGATTACTATACACCTGAAGAATCAGGATTATTATATGATGACATATTAGGTCAGTTTACAGGTATAGGAGTATATATAGAAGAAAAAAATTCCTACATTAATATAGTAGATACGATTAAAGGTGCTCCAAGTGAAGAAGCAGGTCTTAAGAAAGATGACTTGATAGTCTCAGTAGATGGTGTGGATATAAAAGGGATGCCAGCAGATGATGTAACAAGTATGATAAAGGGACAAGAAGGAACTAAAGTAAGACTAGGTATCCTTAGGAATAACAAAACTAAACCAATATATATAGAAGTAATGAGAAAAGAAGTTGAAATTAATCCAGTAGAATATGAAGTGATAGAAAAGAATATTGGATATATAAAATTATCAGAGTTTACTCAATCATCAACAAAGGAAATGAAAAGTGCATTAAAAGAACTAGATAAAGTAGGTATAAATAAAATCATTCTAGATTTAAGGAATAACCCAGGAGGCTTATTAGATAAAGCAATAGAAATATCAAGACTATTTGTTCCAAAAGGTCCAGTAGTTCATATTAAGGAAAAGGGAAAAGCCTTAACAACATATTCATCATTTAATGAAAATCCTAAATATGAAATAGTACTATTAGTAAACAGAAATAGTGCATCAGCATCAGAAATAGTAGCAGGTGCAGTAAGAGATACAAAGTCAGGAATCCTAATAGGTCAAAAAACCTTTGGTAAAGGCATAGTACAATCCATGATTCCCCTATCTAACGGAGGAATTCTAAAGATGACAACAGCAGAATACCTAACTCCAAATAAGACAAGCATCCACGGAATAGGTATAATCCCAGATATCCAAGTAGAAAACACGCTAGAAGAAGATCTACAACTAAAAGAAGCAATCAAAGCCTTTAAGTAAAACTTAAAGGCTTTGTCATTCTGAGCGAATTGGAGGCAATCTCCTATCAGTCATTCTGAGCGCAATCGAAGAATCTCGGGTTTAATCTTGTTATCCCAACCTTCAACTCTGTCATCCCGACCGTAGTGGAGGGATCCCCTCTTTGTAACAATCAAGTATCGAATTTGTAACACAACTGTAATGGTATTTCTGCCTTTTGTCCTATATAATGATTATAGATAGATTTGAGATATAGGGGTTACCCCAATATTACAAATTCATTACATTAGCATCTTATGCTTGAAGTGAGAGTTTAAGAATGCTATAATACAGAGTAGAATGTGGGAGATAACACTGTTATCACCTAATTATTCATCTTATGTCAGATTGATTTTGAAGGGATTACAACTGACATAAGCTTGCATAAATTCCTTCAATGAAAAAATTATATATATTATAAGGAGGTCTTTCGACTATGAGTAAAAAAGTATTATCATTAGTACTTGCTCTAGTAATGGTACTTGGAAGCTTCAGCTTCGTATCAGCAGCATCATTAAATGACGTAGCTGGTACAGTATATGAAGAAGCTGTAGGCAGATTATCATTATTAGGCATACTAGAAGGATATCCAGATGGTTCATTCAAACCAGAAGGAGAAATCACTAGAGCAGAATTTGCAGCAGTAGCAGTAAGAGCTAAAGGCTTAGCTAACGCAGCTAAAGCAGCAGAAGGTTTACCAACAGGATTTACAGATGTTCCTACATGGAACTGGGCATCAGGTGTTGTTGGTACTGCAGCAAAAGCAGGTATCGTTAACGGTGTGGGACATGGACTATTTGCTCCACAAGCACCAGTTAAATATGAAGAAGCTATAACAATGTTAGTTAGAGCATTAGGTTATGAAGCATCAGCTACAGCAAAAGGTGGATATCCATACGGATACCTAATCGTAGCTAATGAAATAGGTCTTCTTGACGAAGTTAAAGGAACTCAAGGGGTTGCAGCTACAAGAGGAATCGTAGCTCAAATGACTGACAATGCATTAGAAATTCCATTGATGATTCAAGTTGGATTTGGATCAGAAACTAAATGGGTTGTATCAGGCTCAAAAGAACATGGTACTGATGCATCAGAACAATATCTATTAGATTCACTTGGATTTGATTCAGTAACAGGTAGAGTAACAAGTGTTAACTCAAACAGAAAAGCAATGACTGTTACTGTAGAAGATGAAGATGAAGTAGCAAGAATAGGGAAATCTAAAGTATCAATCGATGTACCAGCTGGATTCGACATCTATGAAGTAGAAGGATTAGAAACTAAATTCTGGTATAAAGGTGAAGTAGTTATCACTAAAGTATTAGAAGAAGCAAAATATGACGCTATTGAATATATTGCAAAAGATGATGAAATAAAATTAATCACAGAAGATGAAGAGTATGAAATAGGTGTAGAAGAAAAAGCTAAACCTTCTTATGCAGTAACAATTAATGGAAAAGATTATGATGATAAAAAAGCTGAAACTAAAGCAGATTATGCAAAAATTGTTATAAACAATGATGATGAAATAATCTGGGGCCAAGGATACACATTAGACGGATTCGTAGTAATAGAAGAAGTTGATGGATTTGATGTTATAAGTGTTGACGATTATAATGAAATTAATGTAGAAGACTATCTAATCGTTAAAGAAGGCAAGGAAATATCAGTAAAAGATCTTGAAGAAGGCGATGTATTATACTACAACGATGATCAAGAATTTGCAGTTGTTAATAATAACAGCAAAACAGGCGAAATTGAAAGAGTATATGAATCAGCTCGTGAAGTGAAATTTGCTGGAAGCACTTATGATTGGGCAGATGATGCAATCTATGTAACTGAAGACGGTAAGATAGATGAACTTGACGCAGATATTCTTGATGAGCTTATGGATGAAGAAGAAGAAGTAACAATATTCTTTAACTTCAAAAATGAAGTAGCAGTAGTATTAACTGGTGAAATAGCAGGAACAAGTGATTATTACGTATTAACAAAGAATGCTAATGCATATGCAGGTAGAGGCGGCAAAATGTTAGCATTAGATGTTAGAAATGCTGAAGGTGCTAAGTTAACATTTGATGTTGATGAAGATTTTGTAGACGCAAGCGAAGATGGAGACTACTTGGTTCAAGATAAAGATGGCGAATTTAAAGTTGAAACATTAACTCTTGTTACTGGTAACGAAGTTGCTAGCTTGTCTAAAGGTCAAGTATTAAAGATAACTTTAGATAAAGATGGCGAACCAAAAGAAATTGCAAAAATGTATAAATTTGATGTAAAAAATAATGAAGACATCGAAGTTGAAGATTCTAAAGTTGTAGCTAACGAAACTGGAAAGAGCTACAGATTAAAATCAAATGCAGTAGTATTCTATGATGGAACTAAAGAAGCGGTTAAATTAGGTGCTGCTAAAGATGTATTCTCAGAAGTAAAAGGAAATACAGCTGCATTCTATCAAGATAAAGGTGATGTTGTAGCAATTGTAGGAGAAACAGATGCAGATACAGACACTACAACAGTATCAGGATTATTTGAAAAAGCTGAAAATGCTAAAAAATTAAAGAATGGTCAATGGGAAATTAAGATAAGAGTATTTGGAAGCAACAAAACTTATGTAACTAAAGATGATGACCTTGTTGATCCTTTCAAAGATTTAGATGGTTTAGTAATAGACTTAGAAATCGGTGAAAAATCTGGAGAAATTGAATTAGCTAATGGAAAAGCAGCTGTAGAAGCTACTCATAATGACGGAAAAGTAACTAGTGTAGGCGGTAGAAATATAACTGTTGAGGGTAAGAATTATACATTAAACCCTGGTTATAAAGTTTATGACACTGATCTTAAAGAAATTGATTTAGACGATGTAAAAGGTAAACAAGTAAGACTTTATATGGATGGCAATAGTGCTAGATATGCCAACTATGTAGTAGCTACTGAAAAAGCAGTTGACTCAGATGATGATTCAGCTGAAGGCACAGTAACTTATATTAACTTTGCAGATAAAGTAGCTATAATAGATGGTAAAGCACTTGAAATTGATAGCAGAACAATGCTTTATAATGCAACAGGAGACCTTGTAGGAGTTGGTGTTACTCAATTACTAGGAACTGATGGAACTGATGGCTTGCTAAGAAAAGATGATGTTGTTAAAGATGTTGAAGTTAAAGATGGTAAAATAGTATCATTAGTTGGTACTAAATTAGCACAACAAGATGCAGCTATAAGAACAGTAATCACTACTGCTGATGGAGCAGGTGCATTAACTAAAGCACAATTAGATGCAGTGGCAGGATTAAAACATAAAGGTGATGTAGCAGCTAACTTAACAGCATACGATGCAGCAATTGATGCTTTAACAGCGGCAGAAAAAGCAGCAGTTAAAACATTAGCTCAACTACAAGCTATAATTAATAAAACTGATGTTGCAACAGATAAAGCAGCTGATGAACAAGCAGGAACAACACTAGAAGCAACAATAGGTGCAATGGTTGCAGCAACAACTACTAATGAAGATGTAGCTGATGCAAGAGCAGCATACGATGCTTTAGGAGCAGCAGGAAAAGCTAAAGTTACTAGTATAGCTAAATTAGAAGCAGCAGAAAAAGCATTGAAAGATGCAAAAGCAGCTTTAGCTGATGAAATAGCAGATGCTAAAGCACTATACGTAGCAGAAAATGCTAGTTTAACAGCGATAGAAAATGACCCAGTATTAGTAGCTGATATAAAAGCAGTAGCAGGTTATGCAACAGAATTAGCAGATTTAAGAACTGCAATAGATGCTTTAAACTCTGCAAGAGCAGCGGCTAATGCATTTGATGTTGAAGGAGATACTGTAACTGCAACTTCAATCGATGTTGAAACAGGTAAAGTAACAACTGCTATTACGAATGTTAATAATGCTAAAGCGGCATTAAAATTAATAACAGATCAACTGTAATCAACGAACTAAACTCGAGAACTAAACTTCTCGATAACCAAAGAAGAACCCCAGCGGAGAAATCCAAAGGGGTTCTTTTTATGTTCTTAATAGATACAGTGTAAGCGTTAAATAATCACATGTATATATAGTAAACGCAGCCAAATTTGGTAAGCGTTAAATAATCACATGTATATATAGTAAACGCAGCCAAATTTGGCTGCGTTATTAATTTATTCATCGATGTTATTTAGTTTTACATACTTCCTGAACTTTCGGATTCCATGGAAGAAGATTATCCAATAAACTATCATCTTCTTGAAACGGTTTTTTAGGAAGAGTAGTGAGCAGAAGCTGTAAATATTTATATGGATTTAAACCATTGGCTTTAGCTGTTTCTACTAGGCTATATACCGTTGCACTTGCCGAGGCACCTTTCGGGCTTCCTGCAAATAGCCAATTCTTTCTTCCTACGGTAAATGGACGTATGCTATTTTCTGCAAGATTGTTTGAGATTTCACAATTTCCATCTTCTAGATATGCCATTAATCCAGATTGCTGATTTTTTACATACTGCAAGGCCTGTCCAATCTTAGATTTTGC
The DNA window shown above is from Tissierella sp. Yu-01 and carries:
- a CDS encoding S41 family peptidase, with the translated sequence MSKKLLILLLAITLLIPSAAFAESALPIDLYQREADLLFLIDAFQYIKGNYPFEVEDDQLIEGGLKGMLQTLDPYSDYYTPEESGLLYDDILGQFTGIGVYIEEKNSYINIVDTIKGAPSEEAGLKKDDLIVSVDGVDIKGMPADDVTSMIKGQEGTKVRLGILRNNKTKPIYIEVMRKEVEINPVEYEVIEKNIGYIKLSEFTQSSTKEMKSALKELDKVGINKIILDLRNNPGGLLDKAIEISRLFVPKGPVVHIKEKGKALTTYSSFNENPKYEIVLLVNRNSASASEIVAGAVRDTKSGILIGQKTFGKGIVQSMIPLSNGGILKMTTAEYLTPNKTSIHGIGIIPDIQVENTLEEDLQLKEAIKAFK
- a CDS encoding S-layer homology domain-containing protein yields the protein MSKKVLSLVLALVMVLGSFSFVSAASLNDVAGTVYEEAVGRLSLLGILEGYPDGSFKPEGEITRAEFAAVAVRAKGLANAAKAAEGLPTGFTDVPTWNWASGVVGTAAKAGIVNGVGHGLFAPQAPVKYEEAITMLVRALGYEASATAKGGYPYGYLIVANEIGLLDEVKGTQGVAATRGIVAQMTDNALEIPLMIQVGFGSETKWVVSGSKEHGTDASEQYLLDSLGFDSVTGRVTSVNSNRKAMTVTVEDEDEVARIGKSKVSIDVPAGFDIYEVEGLETKFWYKGEVVITKVLEEAKYDAIEYIAKDDEIKLITEDEEYEIGVEEKAKPSYAVTINGKDYDDKKAETKADYAKIVINNDDEIIWGQGYTLDGFVVIEEVDGFDVISVDDYNEINVEDYLIVKEGKEISVKDLEEGDVLYYNDDQEFAVVNNNSKTGEIERVYESAREVKFAGSTYDWADDAIYVTEDGKIDELDADILDELMDEEEEVTIFFNFKNEVAVVLTGEIAGTSDYYVLTKNANAYAGRGGKMLALDVRNAEGAKLTFDVDEDFVDASEDGDYLVQDKDGEFKVETLTLVTGNEVASLSKGQVLKITLDKDGEPKEIAKMYKFDVKNNEDIEVEDSKVVANETGKSYRLKSNAVVFYDGTKEAVKLGAAKDVFSEVKGNTAAFYQDKGDVVAIVGETDADTDTTTVSGLFEKAENAKKLKNGQWEIKIRVFGSNKTYVTKDDDLVDPFKDLDGLVIDLEIGEKSGEIELANGKAAVEATHNDGKVTSVGGRNITVEGKNYTLNPGYKVYDTDLKEIDLDDVKGKQVRLYMDGNSARYANYVVATEKAVDSDDDSAEGTVTYINFADKVAIIDGKALEIDSRTMLYNATGDLVGVGVTQLLGTDGTDGLLRKDDVVKDVEVKDGKIVSLVGTKLAQQDAAIRTVITTADGAGALTKAQLDAVAGLKHKGDVAANLTAYDAAIDALTAAEKAAVKTLAQLQAIINKTDVATDKAADEQAGTTLEATIGAMVAATTTNEDVADARAAYDALGAAGKAKVTSIAKLEAAEKALKDAKAALADEIADAKALYVAENASLTAIENDPVLVADIKAVAGYATELADLRTAIDALNSARAAANAFDVEGDTVTATSIDVETGKVTTAITNVNNAKAALKLITDQL